A single region of the Sorex araneus isolate mSorAra2 chromosome 7, mSorAra2.pri, whole genome shotgun sequence genome encodes:
- the SCOC gene encoding short coiled-coil protein isoform X1 produces the protein MPQEGDGISHRLPNHPPRTWCPRHRGSLATMMNADMDAVDAENQVELEEKTRLINQVLELQHTLEDLSARVDAVKEENLKLKSENQVLGQYIENLMSASSVFQTTDTKSKRK, from the exons ATGCCGCAGGAAGGGGACGGGATTTCACACCGGCTGCCGA ATCATCCACCCAGGACTTGGTGTCCAAGGCACAGAGGCTCCTTAGCCACGATGATGAATGCGGACATGGACG CAGTTGATGCTGAAAATCAGGTGGAACTGGAGGAAAAGACGCGCCTCATTAATCAGGTGCTGGAGCTCCAACATACGCTTGAAG atctTTCTGCAAGAGTAGATGCAGTTAAGGAAGAAAATCTGAAGCTAAAGTCGGAAAATCAAGTTCTTGGACAATATATAGAAAACCTCATGTCAGCTTCTAGTGTTTTTCAAACCactgacacaaaaagcaaaagaaagtaa
- the SCOC gene encoding short coiled-coil protein isoform X2 has product MPQEGDGISHRLPNHPPRTWCPRHRGSLATMMNADMDVDAENQVELEEKTRLINQVLELQHTLEDLSARVDAVKEENLKLKSENQVLGQYIENLMSASSVFQTTDTKSKRK; this is encoded by the exons ATGCCGCAGGAAGGGGACGGGATTTCACACCGGCTGCCGA ATCATCCACCCAGGACTTGGTGTCCAAGGCACAGAGGCTCCTTAGCCACGATGATGAATGCGGACATGGACG TTGATGCTGAAAATCAGGTGGAACTGGAGGAAAAGACGCGCCTCATTAATCAGGTGCTGGAGCTCCAACATACGCTTGAAG atctTTCTGCAAGAGTAGATGCAGTTAAGGAAGAAAATCTGAAGCTAAAGTCGGAAAATCAAGTTCTTGGACAATATATAGAAAACCTCATGTCAGCTTCTAGTGTTTTTCAAACCactgacacaaaaagcaaaagaaagtaa
- the SCOC gene encoding short coiled-coil protein isoform X4, translated as MMNADMDVDAENQVELEEKTRLINQVLELQHTLEDLSARVDAVKEENLKLKSENQVLGQYIENLMSASSVFQTTDTKSKRK; from the exons ATGATGAATGCGGACATGGACG TTGATGCTGAAAATCAGGTGGAACTGGAGGAAAAGACGCGCCTCATTAATCAGGTGCTGGAGCTCCAACATACGCTTGAAG atctTTCTGCAAGAGTAGATGCAGTTAAGGAAGAAAATCTGAAGCTAAAGTCGGAAAATCAAGTTCTTGGACAATATATAGAAAACCTCATGTCAGCTTCTAGTGTTTTTCAAACCactgacacaaaaagcaaaagaaagtaa
- the SCOC gene encoding short coiled-coil protein isoform X3: MMNADMDAVDAENQVELEEKTRLINQVLELQHTLEDLSARVDAVKEENLKLKSENQVLGQYIENLMSASSVFQTTDTKSKRK, encoded by the exons ATGATGAATGCGGACATGGACG CAGTTGATGCTGAAAATCAGGTGGAACTGGAGGAAAAGACGCGCCTCATTAATCAGGTGCTGGAGCTCCAACATACGCTTGAAG atctTTCTGCAAGAGTAGATGCAGTTAAGGAAGAAAATCTGAAGCTAAAGTCGGAAAATCAAGTTCTTGGACAATATATAGAAAACCTCATGTCAGCTTCTAGTGTTTTTCAAACCactgacacaaaaagcaaaagaaagtaa